The Vitis vinifera cultivar Pinot Noir 40024 chromosome 8, ASM3070453v1 genome segment TCCTCTTTTACAAAGTCCCAACAGTTTTGCCAAAAAGCCACTGCGAAGCCATCCGGGCCTGGGGCTTTGTCTCCGTTCATATCCATCAAAACAGAATGAACCTCTACCTCATAAAAGGGAATCTCCAGGTTCTCAGCTTCTTGACGGCTTAGTTGATCTAACTAAGTTTTCTGATAGCATCTGTTGGTAGGCGTTAGCTACCCCTTCCCTCACTTCTTGCTCCTCTGACAACCACACcccatttatcttaattttgtccatggagttatttctatgatcgGCATTTGCCATGCGATGGAAAAATGCTGTATTTCCGTCCCCTTTCCTTAACCATAACTCCCTTGAAAGCTGTCTCCAATGGACTTCTTCCAGAGACATccactttttataattttcctttgcttccttttttaattatgtttccTCCTCTGACAGACTTCTCTCGCTTTCCACCAGGTCCCAAAAATCCACTTGTTGAAGAGCTGAAACTTTATTGCATTCCAACCTTCCAAACACATCCCTATTCCAagattttatgttttgtttaagCTCCTTCAACTTTGCAGCCAACCTAAAGCTGGCACTGCCTCTAACCACAATCCCCCACCACCAACTCCGAAGGAGAACTTTGAAATATACTCTTTAGTAATATTGTATTTGGTTTTAAATCATTGTATCCTTTGTCATATTTAACCTTTGCACCTTTGGGATTACCTTCCGAAAAGGAAACTCAAACTTGTCGTTTGACCTCTTTCTCATGTTCTTCCTTCAGACTAGCCAAGGCTTCTTCCTTCAACTCAGCCTCCAACTTTAGAGTTCCATTCTTACCCTTGACCATGCTTGAATTTTAGTTGCACAGAGGACTTCCTCGGGGAGCTGCCTTCATAGCCTTCTTGGccttttctcttcctcttctgGAGCACTTTTATCAAGTGGTTTGACTTGCTTTGCCTGAGCAAGAGCCTCCTCCATTCTCTTCTTTATATGCTTGCACTGAGCATAAGATTCCTCCCATAGCAACCCTTCTTCCCATCTCAGTGACAAAAATCCAGCCTGCATAAAAATAAAGTCAGGATACAAATGAGCTAAATTAGGAATTGAAAGACCGAAGTACTTATTAAACTATATTTTGGCACTTGAAATCATGTGAGTGTTTATTCTAGAAAACTGCAAAGTAGAAGTGCAAGCAAGAAAAACTGAGGAATGGATTGGTTGAGGCAAACCAGGGGAAAAGGAGTCCCAGATCTCACAGGAGGCTGATTCACTGGACCAAAACCCTTATCAGTAGTTGGGGAGAATGGACATCTTTGAGATGTTGACGCTTGGAGTGGTTGGCTGGAAGGAACTTTATCTATTAGCTTCTTAGAAGCTTAAGAGGTGTTGGCAACagttttctttttcccttgtCTGCAAGTGGCATGTTGTCATTCTCTGAATCCTCAAAATTCGGCAGAAATTCTCTCAGCCGACTCTTATAGTTTTTCTTCGTATTGGTCTTTCTCTATTGGTGCTTGTCTCAACAACCCTTCAATTGGGGTTGTTCCCTGTCTTCCTTCTTTTGTTGGCTTTCTTCTTGTTCATGTGCCTTTGACTCTAGATAACTTGGCAAATAGATCAATGAAAATTCAACTCCagatttaaaagtttttggctTGCACAGAGAAATGTGATGCCTAATATAAGGCACAGGATTATCAAGAATTTCATGAAGATTCGCCACACTTAGCAGTCTATTGTAAGCTCTTCTTCTACAGGAATCTTGAACAGTCAGACTAGCTTATCATAATTAATTCTCTCTACCTAATGCTCTTTCCTTTTTACAAGGATGATTCAAATGTCCAGTTACCACTGGCCCTTGCTCCCTTTATCAAGGAAGGCATCCCAACTTCCTTAGATCACATTATCACAACCTGTCTAGGTACCACTCAATAACTATCTGAAATGCTTGACAGTCACTGATGATACAGAAGTAGCCCACCAGAGATAATTTAAACTGATACAAGCATAATCTCCCTAACTCCAATAGAAAGCCATAAAACCTATTCAAAACTCTACTTCTATAAGAATATGGTATTCATTTGGATGCCAGAATATTGGACGAACTCCTATAAAGTGCACGAATTCATGAACTAGAGCAGGAAAAGGTAGACATAAAGTAGCTTGGAATTGCTCACAAGCAAAATACATCTCATTCAACTCAGAGGAATTGGTATCGCAAGGCATATTCCAGAAGAGGAAATCTAATTCCCACATATCTTGGAACCCAGAACTTATGGTGAAAACTTAAAGCTTGAATCATCTTCATCCTTATAGAGATAAATGAGAATCTTCATGCTCTTGCAGGAGACTATGGTAAATCTTCAGTCTCCTCATTGACCTCTTCATCCAAGATGTGCCCAGACAAAGAATGAACTGAATGATGGTCCATGTGACCCAAGCCTATCATGACCTTGAGCCAGTCAGGATGCTCACCCAAATGAGAGTTTGGATTGTTACTGAACACCATACCAAATACCTACCAACCCTAAAAATTCAAATGTCAAGGTGATCCATGAGGAGGATGCATGGCACCATGCTAGGATGAAAACTTGTGCATTGTAGAAGTTAACAAAAAAACCATGAGCTAAAAGATTTGCTCAGAGACAAACACTTCAATAATATCACTCAAACCCATGAAAATTGCAAAAAACCTTGGAATAAAACCAGATTTTTGGCACAACCCCTTTAAATAGACTCTCACGCAATTAAAGCAATTGTGGCACATGATGCCTGATAACTGCCTACTTATTAAATTGGCCACCCTATGTAGGACATGTGGGAAGACACTAGGCACTTAATATTCTTCTTGCTAAAATGTGCTGCAAAACTTCTTTAAGTGGTAAGTATAGGAGGGGGTGGATAGAGGGCCACAATGTTCAACACACCACCTGTTCCCTATGTTCTATTGATAACCCAATGGAGCATCTCCTTGATCGTGCTCTTTGATCTCAGCATCAGTTCATCTACTCTCTTAGTGCATGGTGTGGATTAGATAATGAATTATAGCCCACGAGGTATAATGCCTGATCTGAGCTTAACCTTTCTTGTGCTCACTCATTCCAGATATCCACACAAGCCAACTCAGCACCACAAGATGAGGATGAGGATCAATAACAACAAAGATAAGGAAGCCATTATTAAATTCCAAATGGTATTAAATTCCAAATGAACTTGATCCATATCTTTGCACTTAGAAAATAGGAAACATTGCTTATAGAAAAGAAAACCCAATCTGAAGGAGGCAAGCTGATTGAAGGAGAGGAAAAACCTCTGATTCTCTAGACTCCAACAAGGCACAAACAAGCATCCTTGTTGACATTAAGCTGGCTAAGAGTGACAGTTCCTCCAACTCTGTTGGGGGTACTGGTCACAATGTTTTGAATTGGACCTTTAACAGGAACAAGGGACTGGAGAGGTCTTTGGGATTGTGTGCTCATCTGCAAAAGGAGATGATAGAGCATTTTTGCCCTTGATTATGTCTTTGAAGTGGGTCTCTCTCAATGGAAAATATGGAAATAGACTTTTTGGCTTGCTCTCTTATGTTGTGTTGTTCCCTGGGGTTTGTCATTTTTCACTTTCcgttattacatttttttttccttgtttcttcAGGAGGAAATATCTTTCCCCTATTCCTACATTCtccttcaaataatattttcattttccataaaATAAGTAATTGAATAGTTGAAGGGCTCATGCCTGTATGTGGAGGAAATAAGCTATAAAAAATGGCCTATGAAGGAATGATATTTGAGTCTTCATCAAATGACCTTCAGACTTCCTATGATGACTGAATAAATAGAACCAACAGAATGAAATTCCTCTGAACCACAGATGAACACTAGCCTACTTATAAAATAGTAACCTAGTCTATGTCATGCTCATTTGGTTATCCCAATAATCAAGTCTTATTGGGCAGGGTAATTCTTTAAGTATTAATCTTGGGtgtttcttcctttttgtgGAACCATGTAGGTGTTAGATGCAAGCCCTGCACATGTCAAAGCTCTGTATCGTCGTGGAATGGCCTACATGTCTGCTGGAGATTTTGAGGAAGCTAGGAATGATTTCAAAATGGTAATTGTACTAATTCTTTATTCTTAATGGTTGAGAAGTTGGGGTGTTTGATGTTCTGTCTAACATTAGTCTCGGATGTTGTTAGATGATGAGCATTGATAAGTCATGTGAACCTGATGCCACTGCAGCTCTAGTTAAACTAAAGCAAAAGGAGCAGGTGAGTTGAAATGCCAACAAATTTTCCATTTACAATTCTAATTGAGTGAAAAtgctttatcattttttgtgtCTCTTCCACCTGATGTGTAGGAAGTTGAGAGGAAGGCTCGATCACAATTTAAAGGGCTGTTTGATAAGAAGCCAGGGGATATTGCTGAGGCTGGAGTTGACGATAGGGGAGATAAAAGGTTGGGTGAAAATGAGAAGAACGACGATAAGGAGGATTCTGATGGGGATAAGGAGTTTCAGGAAGCAGAAGATGCTCCACCTCCGATGGGTTTTCTCTCCCATTTGTGGCCTACTGGTAGAAGATTCTTCACTGCTCTTGGGTTGGATAGATGTTCCATATTGTGATTTAGTGTAAGACTTGTATCTCACCCACTCATGCGTCTAACTTTTTGAGATTGATTAGTTTCAGTTACACGACCTATTGGGGTTGAGGTGCTTAAATTTGAGTGGGGACAGAATAATTAAGGGGCCCAGCTGAAAAAAAACATTAGCAATGACATGCTGGAGATGGTCATCACCTTATTCCCTTGCTGCCTTGCTGATTCGTGTATTCAGCATAATAAGTTGCAAGGAACTACAAGTAGTGTCAATGTGTTTTTTACTACTAAAATATGTCTGGATCATGTATCAATGTGCTGAGCCCTTCATCTGGAACTCAAATGTTGCATCTCACTCATCTGTGAAGGGGACCAAATTCAAAATGTAAACCCATGCATTGTGTGGTACTCTGTGTTTGGGGTCAATGGAATAATATGACATCCACAAATGGATGGTCCGAACATATCCAGCAATCTTTGATTGATATTGCTCTGCTCTTCCTTCCTCACTCAACAGCGTGATCCTTAGACAAAGAATCGGCATAGTACTGAAAAGCAGGTTGGAACATTTTCTTCttatgctaaaaaaaaataaaaaatcatggtGCTGGGAAGGCTGTCGACCCAAGTGAGATGTTATTTTTGGTGGTATTTAGTTGTAAACTGGCCATTATATGCTAAGCAAGTACACCTACAAATACAAACTCCCACCCCATTTCTTGTAGCCGGCCAATCATTTGGAGGTCATCTGCTGTTGGGGTTCATCTCTCTTGAGATTCGTCTTTCTGTGATTTGAAGCTGTTGCCTATAAAATCAAGCAAATGGCAGAGAATGGCGTACTAATTTCCATGCCAATGACAGCCGTTGGGGGTTCTGTGTTTTTGTTTAAAGGCTaaggtaaaaaaatttcatatatttaaaactataattaaaCACAGTACTGCATCCATAtttgaccaaaaataaaatgacgactccaatttcattttttaaacaagATAAATTGCTTAGAAAATATAGGCGACAATGAGTGGGAcgatgattttaagaagtgaaaAGTGTTgaaagtattatttttaattaaaaaaaggttaagtattaaaaaacattaaattgcACGCATATTTCCTGTGTAAATGGGTCTTTCTCTTGGCGCTCAATTTATCAATTTCGTAATTTTGTAGCAAGGGGATTCCCTTCATCTTGCCACTAGAGCAATCAACCAAAGTGGGATCGGGTGTAGAGTCACAGCTATTGTGAGGCAATTGTGGAATAATAATTAAAGGCTACTCATCCGAGTTTAGACTTTCGAGTTATGTCCGAGTTGAACTTCCAATGGCAAACTACCCACTACTCCATTTGTAATTGAGAGAACCGAGATTCTAGCCTTGTTATAACTGTtgtacaatataaaataatatttcatcattttatatTCGTTTTTACGTGCCATTCAAGGTTAATAAGGGTTTGTATGGCAATAGTTTTTAacaacagttttctatttttcttaagaaaaaaactgaaaaatatgtgtcacaataaaaaaattgtcttttattattgaaaaatagaaaatatgatattttcagagaacatcttttagttgttttcatttttttttaaaattgctttaaaaaataattatataaatataaaaaataattaaaattaaagtcgtggatataaaaattatttattatataaatttaaaaatattaaaaatatgttaaaaatattttaggtctttaaacatatttttgatttacaaaacattagacaagaattttcaaaaactattttttagaattattttaaaaaatagttaggAAACATGTTTAAGCAACTTTGCACAAAACCACACTCTATGCATGGAGTAAGTTGGAGAAGCGAACAAGAGAGAATTTCACATCATCTAAGAATTTCTATTCTGTACATCTGTTTGTTTTAAAGAGTCCTGCGTACCTGTTTGTATATTGTACAACAGAAATGTTAAATTTCGTTAGACTTTTCGGATTACTTAGTGTCTGCGATTATCCACTCCTGTTGATCATCTTGTTTAGATTTACTATGCCAAGTGATTATCTAACAATGACACCAACTAGGGTACATTAACTAGTGTGTAACGTTTAAGAGGCATCCACAGTGCATAAGTGCATACAATACCCATACATGTCCAAACATACAGAGTGTAGAGGCGAGATCTGAACAATAAACAACACATGAAAGGAGTTGTTGATGAGTGGCTTGAAAAAACATCATACTTTAAGAGGGAGGGCCTCGGGAGAAGGTGCCACAGAGAGTGCACGATATTTGTTGAGAAAGAAGCCAACGGCATGGCCAGCGATGGCAACTAGGAGTACTCCCACGTTGAAGGACATAACTGCCAGCATCACCAAGTAACCCAGACCCATGCGAACTGCGTGGACAACGGTCTGAGTTAAGGCTGCCACCGTTGGGATCGTGCCCTGTTTGAGGGTGGGAGGGATGGACAAGACCTCAACGGCGACAGCCAGAAGGAATACGAATAAGAGAGCCAATATATACATGAAAGGGCTGTGGTTGGGCCATCCAGAGAAAAGGATGATAGCGTCTTTGCTCCAGTAGAAGCTGTTttgcatcatcatcatcatattaTCATCAGAGGGAGGCATATCCATGCCACCATGCTGAGACATTTCTGAGTATGGGTGTGAGAGAGGGTAATGCTTTTCTACCGGGCATATTATTTAAACAGAGGAGCTACAACCAAAGGCGAAACGTGGACGCAGGGGAGTGATGACAAGGACGGAAAAGGCATAAATGACAGTTTTCTAGCTTTGATTCTTCAGtagggagttttttttttttgttttatttcgtGGACTTATTCGTTATatcattttccctttctttcttatttttcttggattttcagAAAAAAAGAATACACCCCAACATCAAGTCATCAACAACAAcgttaaaataaataacttggGCATCAACAGCAACTTTTATTGTGAAAACAGAAGTTGGATGGAAaccaatatattattaaataaaatccaaaaaccCAACTTTTTGGATGCCACCTAGTAAATTAAGGGCATTTAGTGGTTCAATTGCAAGTTGATTCAAGTCATGAAATTTAGTTCCATTGATCGGTCTgcaatttcaataaaaaacgTTCTCAATGTCAACGTGCTGCATACTGGACTAGTGTATGTATGGACAATCAGAGCCCCAACCAGTGAAGTACTAAAAACAGAAGTTGTTTGTTCCATTTATTAGGCCACAACATTGTTATGATATTGGAGCAATACATGTTCCAATTGTGATCTCCTTCACAATTATGTTAAGCCAGTATTAGTTGATACCGGTACGTATCTGTCAAGTCTATCTTGGTTCAGCATTAGTTGATCCCATACCCGAGTTGGTATCATGTAGTCCAATAATAACTCAGTTTCAACTCAAATATGAATCACTTGACCAACTTATGATACAACTCCAAGGTATaagacaaaaattttaaattgaaccattttcaaaataattattctcaCCAATCAccttttgtcatttttattttatgttcaagATATATCATTATTAAAACTTGGTATTTGATGTAAAAATGAATATGACAgtgcttaatttttatttatttttaattctcataaactaattggaatgcatatatttataattatttagatAAATTTAAATGTGATAGatgttaatttattaatttattgagtcTACCtaattgtaattatattttttttagttttgattagtttttagagtttttaaaattttttaactaatataTTGTGTGTATTAcccaataaaaatatgagaTATCGAGATCAATGTGCCTTCAGATTTATCAAATCAAGAACCAAAGTTGTAACTTTGAACCATATATACAATAAAATTAATGTTCTATTGATTCCCATATTATGGGTGATATGCAGGGTTGAACCTCCGTTGAAATCGGTACGATGATTGGTATAAGATCAATACCCAAGTCCAATATTTCCTTGACTCGTGAATAAACTTGCTAAATCACATAGAAACTTTGAGATAATCTTAAGATTATGTCCAAACTAAGCTCTTTGGGTGATAAG includes the following:
- the CTR3 gene encoding Copper transporter 1-like, encoding MSQHGGMDMPPSDDNMMMMMQNSFYWSKDAIILFSGWPNHSPFMYILALLFVFLLAVAVEVLSIPPTLKQGTIPTVAALTQTVVHAVRMGLGYLVMLAVMSFNVGVLLVAIAGHAVGFFLNKYRALSVAPSPEALPLKV